The Populus trichocarpa isolate Nisqually-1 chromosome 11, P.trichocarpa_v4.1, whole genome shotgun sequence genome has a segment encoding these proteins:
- the LOC18111240 gene encoding probable beta-1,3-galactosyltransferase 3 isoform X1, whose amino-acid sequence MSVKGRGGVGVGEMGSRNVVVSRNLALLLCFSSFFAGILFTNRIRTEPERTNLESEACDQKLKVGNHISNYSLGQISSTQNDISTLNSKISSIEMKLAAAKAEQQSLSSADAASGNLKRKYFMVIGINTAFSSRKRRDSIRATWMPQGEERKKLEEKGIVIRFVIGHSSTAGGILDKAIEAEEMMHGDFLRLEHVEGYLELSAKTKTYFRTAVALWDADFYIKVDDDVHVNLATLGTILAGHKKKPRVYVGCMKSGPVLSKKGVRYYEPEYWKFGEAGNKYFRHATGQLYAISKDLATYISVNQHILHKYVNEDVSLGSWFIGLDVEHVDDKRLCCGTPPDCEWKAHLGSTCAVSFDWKCSGICRSVERMMEVHKTCGEDVNALEHASF is encoded by the exons ATGTCAGTGAAGGGTAGAGGAGGAGTTGGAGTAGGAGAGATGGGTTCAAGGAATGTAGTAGTGTCAAGGAATTTGGcacttttgctttgttttagtAGCTTCTTTGCTGGGATATTGTTCACTAACAG GATACGGACAGAGCCTGAAAGAACAAATTTAGAATCTGAGGCTTGTGATCAGAAGCTT AAGGTTGGAAATCATATATCCAATTACAGTCTAGGGCAAATTTCAAGTACTCAGAATGATATCAG TACACTCAATAGTAAAATTTCAAGTATAGAGATGAAATTAGCAGCTGCCAAGGCAGAGCAGCAATCTTTGTCGAGTGCTGATGCTGCATCAggaaacttgaaaagaaaatactttatgGTAATTGGAATCAATACAGCTTTTAGCAGTCGGAAGCGGAGGGATTCAATCCGTGCAACTTGGATGCCACAAG GTGAGGAAAGGAAGAAGTTGGAGGAGAAGGGTATAGTCATACGCTTTGTTATAGGTCACAG TTCAACAGCTGGTGGCATTCTGGACAAAGCTATTGAAGCAGAGGAAATGATGCATGGAGATTTCTTGAGGCTG GAACATGTTGAGGGCTACCTAGAATTATCGGCCAAGACAAAGACGTACTTTAGAACTGCTGTTGCTTTGTGGGATGCCGACTTCTATATCAAAGTTGACGATGATGTTCATGTGAATTTAG CAACGCTTGGCACAATCTTAGCTGGACACAAAAAGAAACCTCGGGTTTATGTTGGCTGTATGAAGTCTGGTCCTGTGCTTTCTAAAAA GGGTGTGAGATATTACGAACCAGAGTATTGGAAATTTGGAGAAGCTGGAAACAAGTATTTCCGACACGCTACTGGACAACTTTATGCTATATCAAAGGATCTGGCAACCTATATATCAGTAAACCA GCACATCTTGCATAAATATGTCAATGAAGATGTTTCTCTGGGATCTTGGTTTATTGGCCTAGATGTGGAGCATGTTGATGATAAGAGACTTTGTTGTGGCACCCCACCAG ATTGTGAGTGGAAGGCTCATCTAGGCAGCACTTGTGCTGTTTCGTTTGATTGGAAATGTAGCGGGATTTGCAGGTCTGTTGAAAGAATGATGGAAGTTCACAAGACTTGTGGTGAAGATGTGAATGCACTAGAGCACGCAAGCTTCTAA
- the LOC18111241 gene encoding uncharacterized protein LOC18111241 isoform X1 has product MLMADWCGVMGKGSGRVGGYGTRRSMRDEDFEEEEVWSVMKEIGDSSSNSKYPSSGSSSSSSSSAWHIPTAAPRTIPSTKPTPTNHGGKVVQQQSSAPVNIPDWSKIYGKNSRNMGSWADHNGIAYDDGDYHVNDDEGGDDDIVPPHEWLARKLARSQISSFSVCEGIGRTLKGRDLSKVRNAILTKTGFLE; this is encoded by the exons A TGCTTATGGCAGATTGGTGTGGTGTCATGGGCAAGGGAAGTGGTAGAGTTGGTGGCTATGGTACTAGGAGATCAATGAGAGATGaagattttgaagaagaagaagtttggTCAGTCATGAAGGAGATTGGAGATTCAAGTTCTAACTCCAAGTACCCCTCTtcaggttcttcttcttcttcttcttcttctgcatgGCATATCCCTACTGCTGCTCCAAGAACGATTCCATCAACAAAGCCAACTCCAACAAACCATGGAGGCAAAGTAGTTCAACAACAGTCATCAGCTCCTGTGAACATCCCTGATTGGTCAAAAATTTACGGGAAAAACTCAAGGAATATGGGCTCATGGGCTGATCATAACGGTATTGCATATGATGATGGAGATTATCATGTCAATGATGATGAGGGTGGTGATGATGACATAGTGCCTCCACATGAGTGGTTAGCTAGGAAGCTTGCAAGGAGTCAAATCTCTTCCTTCTCTGTGTGTGAAGGGATTGGAAGGACACTCAAAGGGAGAGATCTCAGTAAAGTAAGGAACGCTATTTTGACAAAAACTGGCTTTCTAGAATAG
- the LOC18111239 gene encoding autophagy-related protein 8B: protein MSKSSFKLDHALERRQAEASRIREKHPDRVPVIVEKAGRSDVPDIDKKKYLVPADLTVGQFVYVVRKRIKLSPEKAIFVFVKNTLPPTATLMSVLYEENKDEDGFLYMTYSGENTFGFH from the exons ATGTCTAAAAGTTCATTCAAGCTTGATCATGCtttgg AGAGGAGGCAAGCAGAAGCTTCTCGCATCAGAGAGAAACATCCTGATAGAGTACCC GTGATTGTGGAAAAGGCTGGAAGGAGTGATGTCCCTGACATTGATAAGAAGAA ATATCTGGTGCCAGCTGATTTAACTGTGGGTCAGTTTGTTTATGTTGTCCGAAAAAGGATCAAGCTCAGTCCTGAAAAGGCTATATTTGTCTTTGTAAAGAACACTCTGCCTCCCACTG CTACATTGATGTCTGTACTCTACGAGGAAAACAAGGATGAAGATGGTTTTCTTTACATGACATACAGCGGGGAGAATACCTTTGGATTTCACTAG
- the LOC18111240 gene encoding probable beta-1,3-galactosyltransferase 3 isoform X2 has protein sequence MSVKGRGGVGVGEMGSRNVVVSRNLALLLCFSSFFAGILFTNRIRTEPERTNLESEACDQKLVGNHISNYSLGQISSTQNDISTLNSKISSIEMKLAAAKAEQQSLSSADAASGNLKRKYFMVIGINTAFSSRKRRDSIRATWMPQGEERKKLEEKGIVIRFVIGHSSTAGGILDKAIEAEEMMHGDFLRLEHVEGYLELSAKTKTYFRTAVALWDADFYIKVDDDVHVNLATLGTILAGHKKKPRVYVGCMKSGPVLSKKGVRYYEPEYWKFGEAGNKYFRHATGQLYAISKDLATYISVNQHILHKYVNEDVSLGSWFIGLDVEHVDDKRLCCGTPPDCEWKAHLGSTCAVSFDWKCSGICRSVERMMEVHKTCGEDVNALEHASF, from the exons ATGTCAGTGAAGGGTAGAGGAGGAGTTGGAGTAGGAGAGATGGGTTCAAGGAATGTAGTAGTGTCAAGGAATTTGGcacttttgctttgttttagtAGCTTCTTTGCTGGGATATTGTTCACTAACAG GATACGGACAGAGCCTGAAAGAACAAATTTAGAATCTGAGGCTTGTGATCAGAAGCTT GTTGGAAATCATATATCCAATTACAGTCTAGGGCAAATTTCAAGTACTCAGAATGATATCAG TACACTCAATAGTAAAATTTCAAGTATAGAGATGAAATTAGCAGCTGCCAAGGCAGAGCAGCAATCTTTGTCGAGTGCTGATGCTGCATCAggaaacttgaaaagaaaatactttatgGTAATTGGAATCAATACAGCTTTTAGCAGTCGGAAGCGGAGGGATTCAATCCGTGCAACTTGGATGCCACAAG GTGAGGAAAGGAAGAAGTTGGAGGAGAAGGGTATAGTCATACGCTTTGTTATAGGTCACAG TTCAACAGCTGGTGGCATTCTGGACAAAGCTATTGAAGCAGAGGAAATGATGCATGGAGATTTCTTGAGGCTG GAACATGTTGAGGGCTACCTAGAATTATCGGCCAAGACAAAGACGTACTTTAGAACTGCTGTTGCTTTGTGGGATGCCGACTTCTATATCAAAGTTGACGATGATGTTCATGTGAATTTAG CAACGCTTGGCACAATCTTAGCTGGACACAAAAAGAAACCTCGGGTTTATGTTGGCTGTATGAAGTCTGGTCCTGTGCTTTCTAAAAA GGGTGTGAGATATTACGAACCAGAGTATTGGAAATTTGGAGAAGCTGGAAACAAGTATTTCCGACACGCTACTGGACAACTTTATGCTATATCAAAGGATCTGGCAACCTATATATCAGTAAACCA GCACATCTTGCATAAATATGTCAATGAAGATGTTTCTCTGGGATCTTGGTTTATTGGCCTAGATGTGGAGCATGTTGATGATAAGAGACTTTGTTGTGGCACCCCACCAG ATTGTGAGTGGAAGGCTCATCTAGGCAGCACTTGTGCTGTTTCGTTTGATTGGAAATGTAGCGGGATTTGCAGGTCTGTTGAAAGAATGATGGAAGTTCACAAGACTTGTGGTGAAGATGTGAATGCACTAGAGCACGCAAGCTTCTAA
- the LOC18111241 gene encoding uncharacterized protein LOC18111241 isoform X2 produces MADWCGVMGKGSGRVGGYGTRRSMRDEDFEEEEVWSVMKEIGDSSSNSKYPSSGSSSSSSSSAWHIPTAAPRTIPSTKPTPTNHGGKVVQQQSSAPVNIPDWSKIYGKNSRNMGSWADHNGIAYDDGDYHVNDDEGGDDDIVPPHEWLARKLARSQISSFSVCEGIGRTLKGRDLSKVRNAILTKTGFLE; encoded by the coding sequence ATGGCAGATTGGTGTGGTGTCATGGGCAAGGGAAGTGGTAGAGTTGGTGGCTATGGTACTAGGAGATCAATGAGAGATGaagattttgaagaagaagaagtttggTCAGTCATGAAGGAGATTGGAGATTCAAGTTCTAACTCCAAGTACCCCTCTtcaggttcttcttcttcttcttcttcttctgcatgGCATATCCCTACTGCTGCTCCAAGAACGATTCCATCAACAAAGCCAACTCCAACAAACCATGGAGGCAAAGTAGTTCAACAACAGTCATCAGCTCCTGTGAACATCCCTGATTGGTCAAAAATTTACGGGAAAAACTCAAGGAATATGGGCTCATGGGCTGATCATAACGGTATTGCATATGATGATGGAGATTATCATGTCAATGATGATGAGGGTGGTGATGATGACATAGTGCCTCCACATGAGTGGTTAGCTAGGAAGCTTGCAAGGAGTCAAATCTCTTCCTTCTCTGTGTGTGAAGGGATTGGAAGGACACTCAAAGGGAGAGATCTCAGTAAAGTAAGGAACGCTATTTTGACAAAAACTGGCTTTCTAGAATAG